A single window of Modestobacter italicus DNA harbors:
- a CDS encoding ester cyclase, which produces MAFDVDRLLRLWSDPLPDDGAAAAAFRELYTDPVTVNGAPVPAAGLVVRARALQTALDRVEREVVHVVEAGDQVAVAFRLRGRHTGTLSTSAGPVPATGGVVELRVIDVLTLTDGRISDTWMVADELGALAGTGAVRVASPTGGG; this is translated from the coding sequence GTGGCCTTCGACGTCGACCGGTTGCTCCGGCTGTGGAGCGACCCGCTCCCGGACGACGGAGCCGCCGCGGCCGCGTTCCGGGAGCTCTACACCGACCCGGTGACCGTCAACGGCGCCCCGGTGCCCGCCGCGGGCCTCGTCGTCCGCGCCCGGGCGCTGCAGACCGCCCTCGACCGGGTCGAGCGGGAGGTCGTCCACGTCGTCGAGGCCGGTGACCAGGTCGCCGTGGCGTTCCGGTTGCGCGGGCGGCACACCGGCACGCTGTCCACCTCCGCCGGGCCGGTGCCGGCCACCGGCGGGGTCGTCGAGCTCCGGGTGATCGACGTGCTGACCCTCACCGACGGCCGGATCAGCGACACCTGGATGGTCGCCGACGAGCTCGGCGCCCTGGCCGGCACCGGCGCCGTCCGGGTGGCGTCCCCCACGGGCGGGGGCTGA
- a CDS encoding class I SAM-dependent methyltransferase: MTPTVRPTIQRTASARAYRGHSVHAAPGVHEYAVTLVRAALPDGGRVLEVGAGCGALALRLGDAGFDVVPTDLFPPHDWIHRLDLDHPEWTEDTEGPFDLVVSVETLEHVENPRQVLRSVRALLRPGGRLVVSTPNVTHPHSLLKTVLRGAPVFFGPTHYYEPGHITLLPDWMLTEHVRQAGFDQIEVRRAGSMDYTGLRQRVHRVELAVLRALGLRQRADDGEGVCTFVTAVAA; the protein is encoded by the coding sequence GTGACGCCGACTGTGCGCCCGACCATCCAGCGAACGGCCAGCGCCCGCGCCTACCGCGGCCACTCCGTGCACGCCGCACCGGGCGTCCACGAGTACGCGGTGACCCTGGTGCGGGCGGCGCTCCCGGACGGGGGCCGGGTCCTCGAGGTCGGTGCCGGCTGCGGCGCGCTGGCGCTCCGGCTCGGCGACGCCGGGTTCGACGTCGTCCCGACCGACCTCTTCCCGCCGCACGACTGGATCCACCGGCTCGACCTGGACCACCCCGAGTGGACCGAGGACACCGAGGGCCCGTTCGACCTGGTCGTCTCGGTCGAGACCCTGGAGCACGTGGAGAACCCGCGGCAGGTGCTGCGGTCGGTCCGGGCACTGCTCCGCCCCGGCGGCAGGCTGGTGGTGAGCACCCCCAACGTCACCCACCCGCACTCGCTGCTGAAGACGGTGCTGCGCGGCGCCCCGGTCTTCTTCGGCCCGACGCACTACTACGAGCCCGGGCACATCACCCTGCTGCCGGACTGGATGCTCACCGAGCACGTCCGCCAGGCCGGGTTCGACCAGATCGAGGTCCGGCGGGCGGGGAGCATGGACTACACCGGCCTGCGGCAGCGGGTGCACCGGGTCGAGCTGGCGGTGCTCCGCGCGCTCGGGCTGCGCCAGCGGGCCGACGACGGCGAGGGCGTCTGCACCTTCGTCACCGCCGTGGCCGCCTGA
- a CDS encoding VOC family protein → MLSTSRVEANIPAADLGRARAFYADKLGLTPTRELGGVNLVYRTDGGTTFNVYETAYAGQAGHTIAQWHVDDIEAEVHDLEAKGVEFEVYADMPGVRWDGAIASMEGLGRAAWFKDSEGNILCVDQEETAG, encoded by the coding sequence ATGCTGAGCACCAGCAGGGTCGAGGCCAACATCCCCGCAGCCGACCTCGGCAGGGCGCGGGCGTTCTACGCGGACAAGCTGGGGCTGACCCCCACCCGCGAGCTGGGCGGCGTCAACCTCGTCTACCGCACCGACGGGGGCACGACCTTCAACGTCTACGAGACCGCCTACGCCGGTCAGGCCGGGCACACCATCGCGCAGTGGCACGTCGACGACATCGAGGCCGAGGTCCACGACCTCGAGGCCAAGGGCGTCGAGTTCGAGGTCTACGCGGACATGCCCGGGGTGCGGTGGGACGGCGCGATCGCCTCGATGGAGGGGCTCGGCCGGGCGGCCTGGTTCAAGGACAGCGAGGGCAACATCCTGTGCGTCGACCAGGAGGAGACCGCCGGCTGA